The following proteins come from a genomic window of Carcharodon carcharias isolate sCarCar2 chromosome 10, sCarCar2.pri, whole genome shotgun sequence:
- the trarg1a gene encoding trafficking regulator of GLUT4 1: protein MALNTDTAFEKSSDGPGEAASAKGHHQETEKLLHASEGNLENGIKNSKSFSASLPGGKEGDGDGDGEVNGPNLRSFSSESMSKIGVAPTSPSRLSVGRASSTVTTSAQDQPPPRDYLVLAIVSCFCPIWPINIVALVYSIMSRNSLQQGDTDGARRLGRLARLLSIVAIVLGALIIITSCVVNFAVSA, encoded by the exons atggcACTGAACACGGACACCGCGTTTGAGAAGAGTTCGGACGGGCCTGGGGAAGCGGCGTCGGCCAAGGGGCACCACCAGGAGACCGAGAAGCTCCTCCACGCCTCTGAGGGGAACCTGGAGAATGGGATCAAAAATTCCAAGTCGTTCTCCGCCAGCCTGCCGGGCGGGAAGgaaggggacggggacggggacggggaggTCAACGGCCCCAACCTGCGGAGTTTCTCCtcggagtccatgtccaaaatcGGCGTCGCCCCCACGTCCCCGTCCCGCCTCAGCGTGGGGAGAGCATCGTCCACGGTGACAACCAGCGCCCAGGACCAGCCCCCGCCCAGAGATTACCTGGTTCTGGCCATCGTCTCCTGCTTCTGCCCGATATGGCCCATCAATATCGTGGCCCTCGTCTATTCTATCATG TCCAGAAACAGTTTACAACAAGGTGACACGGATGGAGCCAGGAGACTGGGACGGCTCGCCAGATTACTGAGTATTGTAGCAATAGTCCTGGGGGCACTCATCATAATCACCTCCTGTGTTGTCAACTTTGCAG